In Oryza glaberrima chromosome 8, OglaRS2, whole genome shotgun sequence, the following are encoded in one genomic region:
- the LOC127782745 gene encoding UDP-glycosyltransferase 89B2-like, producing MDAHAPPRSPASDGGHGDGDGDTKKPHVLVVPYPAQGHMLPLLDLVALLAARGLALAVAVTPGNVPLLAPLLASCPPSSVATVTLPFPAASASGLLPAGCGENTKDLPGHLFRPFMASLAALRAPLLAWCKAQRRRRRRVTAVVSDMFTGWTQPLAAELGVPHVTFSASGAHYLAVSHSLWRRLPRRRCPDEAVSFQDVPGSPTFRWSHLSWLYRTYVAGDEVSEAIRQFFLWNLESSCFVANSFTAIEAAYVDRPLPDLMEKKVFAVGPLSDAVGRCTDRGGKPAVAPARVAAWLDAFDDGSVLYVCFGTQQALSPAQAASLAGALGRSAAPFVWAARGGTPVPGGFEAATAARGMVIRGWAPQVEILRHRAVGWFLTHCGWNSVLEAVAAGVAMLAWPMSADQFTNAWLLAEAGVAVAVAEGADAVPDAGQMADAIASAIGNGGASVRQRAAELGRSTAAAVAEGGSSSVDLEELVSILSSPKLTN from the coding sequence ATGGACGCGCACGCACCGCCCCGGAGCCCTGCGTccgacggcggccatggcgacggcgacggcgacacgaaGAAGCCGCACGTCCTCGTCGTGCCGTACCCGGCGCAGGGCCACATGCTCCCGCTCCTCGACCTCGTCGCGCTGCTGGCCGCGCGCGgcctcgcgctcgccgtcgccgtgacGCCCGGGAACGTCCCGCTCCTCGCGCCGCTGCTGGCGTCGTgcccgccgtcgtcggtcgccACGGTCACCCTGCCTttcccggcggcgtcggcgtcggggcTCCTCCCTGCCGGGTGCGGCGAGAACACCAAGGACCTGCCGGGACACCTCTTCCGGCCGTTTATGGCCTCTCTCGCGGCGCTCcgcgcgccgctgctcgcctGGTGCAaggcgcagcgccgccgccgccgccgcgtcacgGCCGTCGTCTCCGACATGTTCACGGGGTGGACGCAGCCGCTCGCCGCGGAGCTCGGCGTGCCGCACGTAACGTTCTCGGCCTCCGGCGCGCACTACCTCGCCGTGTCGCACTCCCTCTGGCGCCGCCTGCCGAGAAGGCGCTGCCCCGACGAGGCCGTCAGCTTCCAGGACGTGCCCGGCTCGCCCACGTTCCGTTGGAGCCACCTGTCGTGGCTGTACCGGACgtacgtcgccggcgacgaggtctcCGAGGCGATCCGGCAGTTCTTCCTGTGGAATCTGGAGAGCTCATGCTTCGTCGCCAACTCCTTCACGGCGATCGAGGCCGCGTACGTGGATCGCCCGCTCCCGGACCTGATGGAGAAGAAGGTGTTTGCGGTGGGCCCCCTGTCGGACGCCGTGGGCCGGTGCACCGACCGCGGCGggaagccggcggtggcgccggcgagggtggcggcgtggcTGGACGCGTTCGATGACGGCTCCGTCCTGTACGTCTGCTTCGGGACGCAGCAGGCGCTGtcgccggcgcaggcggcgaGCCTGGCCGGCGCGCTGGGGCGGAGCGCGGCGCCGTTCGTCtgggcggcgaggggcggcacGCCGGTGCCGGGCGGgttcgaggcggcgacggcggcgcgcggcatgGTCATCCGCGGGTGGGCGCCGCAGGTGGAGATCCTGCGCCACCGCGCCGTGGGGTGGTTCCTGACGCACTGCGGCTGGAACTCGGTGCTCgaggcggtcgccgccggcgtggcgaTGCTCGCGTGGCCGATGAGCGCCGACCAGTTCACCAACGCGTGGCTGCTCGCGGAGGCcggcgtggccgtggccgtggcggaGGGCGCCGACGCCGTGCCCGACGCCGGACAGATGGCCGACGCCATAGCCTCGGCGATCGGGAACGGCGGGGCGTCGGTGAGACAGCGCGCGGCGGAGCTCGgcaggagcacggcggcggcggtggcggagggtgGGAGTTCTTCCGTAGACTTGGAAGAGTTGGTGAGCATCCTAAGCTCGCCAAAGCTGACTAATTAA